The following coding sequences are from one Gossypium raimondii isolate GPD5lz chromosome 4, ASM2569854v1, whole genome shotgun sequence window:
- the LOC105766664 gene encoding heme-binding-like protein At3g10130, chloroplastic isoform X2, producing the protein MAAQSLARTLILSSTLTPNINPPSFNCLKSMAPTVSTTTTLAPPQRRTMSAFEARISLVFALASQASSVSQRLLMDLASETAKYVFPKRFESQNLEEALMAVPDLETVRFKVLNRTDKYEIREVEPYFIAETTMPGKTGFDFNGSSESFNVLAEYLFGKNTSKEKMEMTTPVITSRTRSDGERMEMTTPVITKKVENQDKWQMSFVMPSKYGSTLPLPKDPSVRIKEVPRKVVAVVAFSGFVTDEEVKRRELRLRDALKNDREFRVKDVASVEVSQFWLQYNPPFMLPFTRRNEIALELEKKEE; encoded by the exons ATGGCAGCTCAATCTCTTGCCAGAACCCTAATTCTTTCTTCAACCCTAACCCCTAATATCAACCCACCATCCTTCAACTGCCTCAAGTCTATGGCCCCGACGGTGAGCACAACAACCACCTTAGCTCCGCCACAGAGACGAACCATGTCTGCGTTCGAAGCTCGAATCTCCCTTGTATTCGCTCTCGCTTCTCAAGCTTCCTCTGTCTCTCAACGAC TTTTGATGGACTTGGCCTCAGAGACTGCAAAATACGTGTTTCCGAAGAGGTTTGAGAGCCAGAACTTGGAGGAAGCGCTAATGGCAG TCCCTGATCTTGAGACGGTGAGGTTTAAGGTTTTGAATAGGACAGACAAGTATGAGATAAGGGAAGTAGAG CCTTATTTTATAGCTGAGACAACAATGCCAGGGAAGACTGGATTTGATTTTAATGGTTCATCCGAGTCTTTCAATGTGTTAGCTGAGTACCTGTTTGGTAAG AATACTAGTAAGGAGAAAATGGAGATGACTACCCCTGTTATTACAAGTAGGACTAGATCTGATGGGGAGAGGATGGAAATGACAACACCTGTGATAACGAAGAAG GTGGAAAATCAAGATAAGTGGCAGATGTCTTTTGTCATGCCATCCAAGTATGGCTCCACTCTGCCATTACCTAAAGATCCTTCTGTGAGGATCAAGGAGGTGCCAAGGAAAGTAGTTGCAGTTGTTGCTTTCTCAG GTTTTGTCACTGATGAAGAAGTTAAACGAAGGGAATTGAGATTAAGAGATGCTCTGAAAAATGACAGGGAGTTTCGAGTTAAAGATGTTGCTTCAGTGGAAGTTTCACAG TTTTGGTTGCAGTACAATCCACCATTTATGCTTCCATTTACCCGCCGTAATGAGATAGCACTGGAACTAGAAAAGAAGGAAGAATAG
- the LOC105766664 gene encoding heme-binding-like protein At3g10130, chloroplastic isoform X1, translating to MAAQSLARTLILSSTLTPNINPPSFNCLKSMAPTVSTTTTLAPPQRRTMSAFEARISLVFALASQASSVSQRRKFLMDLASETAKYVFPKRFESQNLEEALMAVPDLETVRFKVLNRTDKYEIREVEPYFIAETTMPGKTGFDFNGSSESFNVLAEYLFGKNTSKEKMEMTTPVITSRTRSDGERMEMTTPVITKKVENQDKWQMSFVMPSKYGSTLPLPKDPSVRIKEVPRKVVAVVAFSGFVTDEEVKRRELRLRDALKNDREFRVKDVASVEVSQFWLQYNPPFMLPFTRRNEIALELEKKEE from the exons ATGGCAGCTCAATCTCTTGCCAGAACCCTAATTCTTTCTTCAACCCTAACCCCTAATATCAACCCACCATCCTTCAACTGCCTCAAGTCTATGGCCCCGACGGTGAGCACAACAACCACCTTAGCTCCGCCACAGAGACGAACCATGTCTGCGTTCGAAGCTCGAATCTCCCTTGTATTCGCTCTCGCTTCTCAAGCTTCCTCTGTCTCTCAACGACGTAAAT TTTTGATGGACTTGGCCTCAGAGACTGCAAAATACGTGTTTCCGAAGAGGTTTGAGAGCCAGAACTTGGAGGAAGCGCTAATGGCAG TCCCTGATCTTGAGACGGTGAGGTTTAAGGTTTTGAATAGGACAGACAAGTATGAGATAAGGGAAGTAGAG CCTTATTTTATAGCTGAGACAACAATGCCAGGGAAGACTGGATTTGATTTTAATGGTTCATCCGAGTCTTTCAATGTGTTAGCTGAGTACCTGTTTGGTAAG AATACTAGTAAGGAGAAAATGGAGATGACTACCCCTGTTATTACAAGTAGGACTAGATCTGATGGGGAGAGGATGGAAATGACAACACCTGTGATAACGAAGAAG GTGGAAAATCAAGATAAGTGGCAGATGTCTTTTGTCATGCCATCCAAGTATGGCTCCACTCTGCCATTACCTAAAGATCCTTCTGTGAGGATCAAGGAGGTGCCAAGGAAAGTAGTTGCAGTTGTTGCTTTCTCAG GTTTTGTCACTGATGAAGAAGTTAAACGAAGGGAATTGAGATTAAGAGATGCTCTGAAAAATGACAGGGAGTTTCGAGTTAAAGATGTTGCTTCAGTGGAAGTTTCACAG TTTTGGTTGCAGTACAATCCACCATTTATGCTTCCATTTACCCGCCGTAATGAGATAGCACTGGAACTAGAAAAGAAGGAAGAATAG
- the LOC105766664 gene encoding heme-binding-like protein At3g10130, chloroplastic isoform X3 has translation MAAQSLARTLILSSTLTPNINPPSFNCLKSMAPTVSTTTTLAPPQRRTMSAFEARISLVFALASQASSVSQRRKFLMDLASETAKYVFPKRFESQNLEEALMAVPDLETVRFKVLNRTDKYEIREVEPYFIAETTMPGKTGFDFNGSSESFNVLAEYLFGKNTSKEKMEMTTPVITSRTRSDGERMEMTTPVITKKVENQDKWQMSFVMPSKYGSTLPLPKDPSVRIKEVPRKVVAVVAFSGFVTDEEVKRRELRLRDALKNDREFRVKDVASVEVSQYNPPFMLPFTRRNEIALELEKKEE, from the exons ATGGCAGCTCAATCTCTTGCCAGAACCCTAATTCTTTCTTCAACCCTAACCCCTAATATCAACCCACCATCCTTCAACTGCCTCAAGTCTATGGCCCCGACGGTGAGCACAACAACCACCTTAGCTCCGCCACAGAGACGAACCATGTCTGCGTTCGAAGCTCGAATCTCCCTTGTATTCGCTCTCGCTTCTCAAGCTTCCTCTGTCTCTCAACGACGTAAAT TTTTGATGGACTTGGCCTCAGAGACTGCAAAATACGTGTTTCCGAAGAGGTTTGAGAGCCAGAACTTGGAGGAAGCGCTAATGGCAG TCCCTGATCTTGAGACGGTGAGGTTTAAGGTTTTGAATAGGACAGACAAGTATGAGATAAGGGAAGTAGAG CCTTATTTTATAGCTGAGACAACAATGCCAGGGAAGACTGGATTTGATTTTAATGGTTCATCCGAGTCTTTCAATGTGTTAGCTGAGTACCTGTTTGGTAAG AATACTAGTAAGGAGAAAATGGAGATGACTACCCCTGTTATTACAAGTAGGACTAGATCTGATGGGGAGAGGATGGAAATGACAACACCTGTGATAACGAAGAAG GTGGAAAATCAAGATAAGTGGCAGATGTCTTTTGTCATGCCATCCAAGTATGGCTCCACTCTGCCATTACCTAAAGATCCTTCTGTGAGGATCAAGGAGGTGCCAAGGAAAGTAGTTGCAGTTGTTGCTTTCTCAG GTTTTGTCACTGATGAAGAAGTTAAACGAAGGGAATTGAGATTAAGAGATGCTCTGAAAAATGACAGGGAGTTTCGAGTTAAAGATGTTGCTTCAGTGGAAGTTTCACAG TACAATCCACCATTTATGCTTCCATTTACCCGCCGTAATGAGATAGCACTGGAACTAGAAAAGAAGGAAGAATAG
- the LOC105766664 gene encoding heme-binding-like protein At3g10130, chloroplastic isoform X4, protein MAAQSLARTLILSSTLTPNINPPSFNCLKSMAPTVSTTTTLAPPQRRTMSAFEARISLVFALASQASSVSQRLLMDLASETAKYVFPKRFESQNLEEALMAVPDLETVRFKVLNRTDKYEIREVEPYFIAETTMPGKTGFDFNGSSESFNVLAEYLFGKNTSKEKMEMTTPVITSRTRSDGERMEMTTPVITKKVENQDKWQMSFVMPSKYGSTLPLPKDPSVRIKEVPRKVVAVVAFSGFVTDEEVKRRELRLRDALKNDREFRVKDVASVEVSQYNPPFMLPFTRRNEIALELEKKEE, encoded by the exons ATGGCAGCTCAATCTCTTGCCAGAACCCTAATTCTTTCTTCAACCCTAACCCCTAATATCAACCCACCATCCTTCAACTGCCTCAAGTCTATGGCCCCGACGGTGAGCACAACAACCACCTTAGCTCCGCCACAGAGACGAACCATGTCTGCGTTCGAAGCTCGAATCTCCCTTGTATTCGCTCTCGCTTCTCAAGCTTCCTCTGTCTCTCAACGAC TTTTGATGGACTTGGCCTCAGAGACTGCAAAATACGTGTTTCCGAAGAGGTTTGAGAGCCAGAACTTGGAGGAAGCGCTAATGGCAG TCCCTGATCTTGAGACGGTGAGGTTTAAGGTTTTGAATAGGACAGACAAGTATGAGATAAGGGAAGTAGAG CCTTATTTTATAGCTGAGACAACAATGCCAGGGAAGACTGGATTTGATTTTAATGGTTCATCCGAGTCTTTCAATGTGTTAGCTGAGTACCTGTTTGGTAAG AATACTAGTAAGGAGAAAATGGAGATGACTACCCCTGTTATTACAAGTAGGACTAGATCTGATGGGGAGAGGATGGAAATGACAACACCTGTGATAACGAAGAAG GTGGAAAATCAAGATAAGTGGCAGATGTCTTTTGTCATGCCATCCAAGTATGGCTCCACTCTGCCATTACCTAAAGATCCTTCTGTGAGGATCAAGGAGGTGCCAAGGAAAGTAGTTGCAGTTGTTGCTTTCTCAG GTTTTGTCACTGATGAAGAAGTTAAACGAAGGGAATTGAGATTAAGAGATGCTCTGAAAAATGACAGGGAGTTTCGAGTTAAAGATGTTGCTTCAGTGGAAGTTTCACAG TACAATCCACCATTTATGCTTCCATTTACCCGCCGTAATGAGATAGCACTGGAACTAGAAAAGAAGGAAGAATAG
- the LOC105767234 gene encoding uncharacterized protein LOC105767234: protein MGNCLAQQQKLIRVMKIDGKILEYQPPIKVEQVLSDFPAHAISDTFSGFHHFQSDAKLLPGHLYYLVPLPSTAINKSKEKKVRFLNPEVNDDGKGSHGVVRIKLIITKQELQELIQKQGVTVQDMVSQIHKSDAIRNSGGWKWKPVLESIDEVN, encoded by the coding sequence ATGGGGAATTGCTTAGCTCAACAACAGAAGCTAATCAGAGTTATGAAAATTGATGGAAAAATCCTTGAATATCAACCACCCATCAAAGTTGAACAAGTTTTATCAGACTTCCCTGCTCATGCTATCTCTGATACATTCTCTGGCTTCCACCATTTTCAGTCTGATGCTAAGCTGCTCCCCGGCCACCTATATTACCTTGTACCTCTTCCATCAACAGCAATCAATAAGAGCAAGGAAAAGAAGGTACGGTTTTTGAATCCAGAAGTGAATGATGATGGTAAAGGAAGCCATGGTGTCGTAAGAATTAAGTTGATAATCACTAAGCAAGAATTGCAGGAGCTGATTCAAAAACAAGGAGTTACAGTTCAGGATATGGTGTCTCAGATACACAAATCAGATGCTATTCGTAACAGCGGAGGGTGGAAGTGGAAGCCTGTTTTGGAAAGTATAGATGAAGTAAACTAG
- the LOC105766663 gene encoding phosphoinositide phosphatase SAC3 codes for MGLDKYENAELIKYGFIEDIWYKKLLSSVDLTKDFFFSYSYNVMCSLQKNLYNNEPGEVLYETMFVCNEFLTRGISNHLKNTLWTVTLVYGFFKQASFSVSGRRFKLFLISRRSRHYEPAKRDDEDDSVAKMKAAEEALEAKQKECI; via the exons ATGGGTCTTGACAAGTACGAGAACGCGGAGCTCATCAAATATGGCTTCATCGAAGATATCTG GTACAAGAAGCTCCTAAGCTCAGTGGATCTTACAAAGGACTTCTTCTTCAGCTATTCATACAATGTTATGTGTAGTCTTCAAAAGAACTTGTATAATAATGAACCAGGTGAGGTTCTTTATGAGACCATGTTTGTTTGCAATGAGTTCCTGACCCGAGGAATCAGCAATCACCTCAAGAATACTCTATGGACAGTTACCTTGGTGTATGGCTTCTTTAAGCAG GCATCCTTTTCTGTATCTGGAAGGAGATTCAaactttttctcatttcaagACGATCCCGTCACTATGAACCTGCGAAGAG ggatgatgaagatgattctGTTGCCAAGATGAAGGCAGCTGAGGAAGCCTTGgaagcaaaacaaaaa GAATGCATCTGA